From Bos indicus isolate NIAB-ARS_2022 breed Sahiwal x Tharparkar chromosome 4, NIAB-ARS_B.indTharparkar_mat_pri_1.0, whole genome shotgun sequence, the proteins below share one genomic window:
- the TAS2R16 gene encoding taste receptor type 2 member 16 — MTTSQLSVFFMIIYMLEFLTITGQSSLIVVALGREWVQTQRLPPADMILISLGICRFCQLWSSMLYNFGSHFHPNYNFWYFGIIWEFTNILSFWLTSLLAVFYCVKVSFFSHPVFLWLKWRIVRWVPRLLLGSLLISCVSTIFPATSYYIDIQFIAMKHFPRNSTMLERLEAFLWDFSTLHKVVVLVIPFLLFLASTVLLMALLSRHLKQMKDLHTGCSNSSREAHSAALRSLAIVLILFTFYFLTVLLSILDVLFNKESWFWAWEAIIYALVSIHSTLLMLSSVKLKRVLKARCWSLEAA, encoded by the coding sequence ATGACAACCAGCCAACTCTCTGTCTTCTTCATGATTATCTATATGCTCGAGTTCTTGACAATAACTGGGCAGAGCAGCCTGATTGTTGTAGCGCTGGGCAGAGAGTGGGTGCAGACTCAAAGGCTGCCACCTGCGGACATGATTCTCATCAGCCTGGGCATCTGCCGCTTCTGTCAACTGTGGTCATCGATGCTGTACAACTTTGGTTCCCACTTCCACCCTAATTACAATTTTTGGTATTTCGGGATCATCTGGGAATTTACTAACATCCTTTCCTTCTGGTTGACCAGCTTGCTTGCTGTCTTCTACTGTGTCAAAGTCTCCTTCTTCAGCCACCCCGTCTTCCTCTGGCTGAAGTGGAGAATTGTGAGATGGGTTCCTCGGCTGTTGCTGGGCTCTCTGCTGATTTCTTGTGTGTCTACCATATTTCCAGCTACTAGTTATTACATTGATATTCAATTCATCGCCATGAAGCATTTCCCTAGAAACAGCACCATGCTTGAGAGACTTGAGGCGTTCCTGTGGGATTTTTCCACACTGCACAAAGTAGTTGTGTTGGTTATTCCTTTCCTCCTGTTCCTGGCCTCCACAGTCTTGCTCATGGCCTTATTATCCCGACATCTGAAGCAGATGAAAGACCTTCACACAGGCTGCTCCAACTCCAGCCGGGAAGCTCACTCTGCCGCCCTGAGGTCCCTTGCCATCGTCCTCATCTTGTTCACCTTTTATTTTCTCACCGTGCTCCTCTCCATATTGGATGTCCTATTTAATAAAGAGTCCTGGTTCTGGGCCTGGGAAGCTATCATCTATGCATTAGTCTCTATTCATTCTACTTTACTAATGCTGAGCAGTGTCAAACTGAAAAGAGTTTTAAAGGCAAGGTGCTGGAGCCTAGAAGCTGCCTGA